A window from Candidatus Neomarinimicrobiota bacterium encodes these proteins:
- a CDS encoding immune inhibitor A, translating into MIFKTTDLYPLWIAVSLVCWSEGGELPRHQAHPSTEIASFSGRTVNSNSIKRATVSDTVTVWFEDFESGADEWAFDPGWALTDEESYSPIHSVTADDDSFGAVLSLISPSIAIPEIEKDEKVHFNFAVRADIPDYNGSGSEGLEDSYNVDVANADEIPWHRSEFEAFDGKSWWCGDENLNGYGDGWLQFLDSPAIAIPSSGETKLTLKLQYAIEAYEGGSTSIDNCLIDGWDAANVRLSTDGGTTWQVISGSPNYASGSCFGFFHNGESCSTAGWGGTSSGWKDGSFDLSGFAGNTVIIRFAFGSDPEYSTSDDVSLIGFFLDDISVDNSGSGNLMLDNADDQVVMQNQAGLAWQNVFYDYGGGDRPGALQWEIYQPGYPYNGNVDLDLSDFAGKNIRLRFQTHFDENDDGGNGNGLFIDDVHVWKKIFSPFYPVPQELSAEGGDGKVTLTWDPVETGVGGELFYDSDDGISGDVFTEGIYTTQGFFYAGEYFNTAFGAELETARIFGYFSNTKTSTTLAAFDAVGGKIESEPKYSKTVKIEAGEWNEIDLSSDSWSFEGEFVLAMEVGTYENDSLMFVALDESVAPSGNSYTLFDEWFAWQDIAVANDISDGEWGIRAVVSPGESFAVAYNVYRRSEGISFDEPLLAGTGVSEASFMDYDVMNGQTYIYAVSALFDLGTAVVESGFSNEAAAIPLTAGAYILAYDDGSAESGATSLGEGGHYAVRFTPTGYPAGVLEVELYAKTGGGSAWVRFWDDDGDNGFPGNELGGGVLVEGIVEGWNEISVTDPDVTVNDGDIYIGWEETADSPNLGLDFNDDVDGRSHFRAAGGSWEPLSNLYAADLMIRALMEGAVSVASPQSDAVPLKFSLGQNYPNPFNPMTTIPFALPREGRASLILYDINGRSVKTLLDEHIQAGQHRVFLDGRDLASGIYFCRLTARSFSASRKIVLLK; encoded by the coding sequence ATGATATTCAAGACGACTGATTTATACCCGTTGTGGATCGCTGTCTCACTTGTCTGCTGGAGCGAAGGCGGGGAACTGCCGCGGCATCAGGCGCATCCCTCCACTGAGATAGCCTCATTTTCCGGCAGGACTGTCAACTCGAATTCAATTAAGCGCGCTACAGTTTCTGACACGGTTACCGTCTGGTTTGAGGATTTCGAATCGGGAGCAGACGAATGGGCATTCGATCCTGGGTGGGCGCTGACGGATGAAGAGTCGTACAGTCCGATACACAGTGTGACAGCAGATGATGACAGTTTTGGTGCTGTCCTCTCGCTGATTTCGCCGTCAATCGCAATACCAGAAATTGAAAAAGATGAGAAGGTACATTTCAACTTTGCTGTCCGGGCTGACATTCCGGACTACAACGGCAGCGGCAGCGAGGGGCTGGAGGACAGCTACAATGTGGATGTGGCGAACGCCGATGAGATCCCGTGGCACCGTTCGGAATTCGAGGCGTTTGACGGCAAGTCGTGGTGGTGCGGCGATGAAAATCTGAACGGCTACGGTGACGGCTGGCTGCAGTTCCTCGATTCTCCCGCAATCGCGATTCCATCCAGCGGCGAGACCAAACTGACTCTTAAGCTTCAATATGCCATCGAAGCTTACGAAGGCGGGTCGACCTCTATCGACAACTGCCTTATCGACGGGTGGGACGCAGCTAATGTGCGCCTGTCTACGGATGGCGGTACCACATGGCAGGTGATCAGCGGGTCGCCCAACTATGCCTCAGGCAGCTGTTTCGGCTTCTTCCACAACGGTGAGAGCTGTTCCACGGCGGGATGGGGCGGCACGTCCAGCGGCTGGAAAGATGGATCGTTCGATCTGTCCGGGTTTGCCGGGAATACGGTTATCATCCGCTTTGCCTTCGGATCTGACCCGGAGTATTCCACTTCTGACGATGTATCACTCATTGGCTTCTTTCTGGACGATATTTCGGTGGACAATTCTGGATCCGGAAACCTGATGCTTGACAATGCCGACGATCAGGTGGTGATGCAAAATCAGGCCGGACTGGCGTGGCAAAATGTATTTTATGATTACGGCGGTGGCGACAGGCCAGGAGCGTTGCAGTGGGAGATCTATCAGCCCGGCTACCCCTACAATGGTAATGTCGATCTCGACCTGTCTGACTTTGCCGGCAAGAATATCCGCCTGCGGTTTCAGACCCACTTTGATGAGAATGATGACGGCGGTAACGGCAACGGGCTGTTCATCGATGACGTGCATGTCTGGAAAAAAATATTTTCACCGTTCTATCCCGTGCCGCAAGAACTGTCAGCTGAAGGTGGCGACGGAAAGGTGACGCTCACGTGGGACCCCGTTGAGACAGGCGTGGGGGGTGAGCTCTTTTACGACAGTGATGACGGTATATCGGGTGATGTCTTTACTGAAGGGATCTATACAACGCAAGGCTTCTTCTACGCCGGTGAATACTTTAACACAGCCTTTGGCGCTGAACTTGAGACGGCAAGGATTTTTGGCTACTTCAGCAACACCAAGACTTCCACCACACTGGCCGCTTTTGACGCCGTCGGCGGTAAGATAGAAAGCGAGCCCAAGTACAGCAAGACAGTCAAAATCGAAGCAGGCGAGTGGAACGAGATAGACCTTTCGTCCGATAGCTGGAGTTTCGAGGGTGAGTTTGTTCTCGCCATGGAAGTGGGTACCTACGAGAATGATTCGCTCATGTTTGTGGCGCTGGATGAGAGTGTTGCGCCTTCCGGCAACAGTTACACGCTGTTTGACGAATGGTTCGCGTGGCAAGATATAGCTGTGGCAAACGATATCTCAGACGGAGAGTGGGGCATTCGCGCCGTGGTGAGTCCGGGTGAGAGTTTTGCAGTGGCATACAATGTCTACCGCCGCAGTGAGGGCATATCTTTTGATGAACCGCTCCTGGCCGGGACGGGGGTGAGCGAGGCTTCGTTTATGGATTACGATGTGATGAACGGGCAGACCTATATTTACGCGGTCTCGGCCCTCTTCGATCTTGGTACCGCTGTGGTGGAAAGCGGTTTTTCGAATGAGGCGGCAGCCATTCCGCTGACGGCAGGAGCCTATATCTTGGCATACGATGACGGTAGCGCGGAGTCGGGCGCCACTTCGCTGGGAGAGGGTGGTCATTATGCCGTCAGGTTCACACCGACAGGTTATCCGGCGGGTGTACTGGAAGTGGAGTTGTACGCCAAAACCGGGGGCGGATCGGCCTGGGTCAGGTTCTGGGATGATGATGGCGATAACGGTTTCCCCGGGAATGAATTGGGGGGAGGCGTACTGGTCGAAGGGATCGTTGAAGGGTGGAATGAGATTTCTGTCACCGACCCTGATGTGACGGTAAATGACGGTGATATCTATATCGGCTGGGAGGAGACGGCCGATTCGCCAAATCTGGGACTCGACTTTAACGATGATGTAGACGGCCGCAGCCACTTTCGGGCTGCAGGTGGTTCGTGGGAGCCCCTCTCCAATCTCTACGCTGCTGACCTGATGATCCGGGCGCTGATGGAGGGTGCTGTGAGCGTCGCTTCGCCGCAATCTGACGCCGTGCCGCTGAAATTTTCGCTGGGACAGAATTATCCTAATCCGTTCAATCCGATGACGACAATTCCGTTCGCCCTGCCCCGGGAGGGCCGAGCCAGTCTGATTCTATACGACATTAACGGCCGCTCCGTAAAGACGCTCCTGGACGAACATATCCAAGCCGGTCAGCACCGTGTATTCCTCGATGGTAGAGATTTAGCATCGGGAATTTACTTCTGCCGCTTGACAGCCAGATCTTTCTCCGCCAGCAGAAAAATTGTCCTCCTGAAGTAG